A single genomic interval of Parvularcula marina harbors:
- a CDS encoding acetylglutamate kinase: protein MADGPVKTALTELLGQIRDGKEIRTYLDRFGAAGGTSFAIFKLGGAVLRDDLETVAAGLALLNTVGLTPIVVHGAGPQLDEAIAAAGVDAGKKDGLRVSTPEVMDVVSTIAMRTTIALSSAIGQQGGHTAAVPPAAIRARIVDEEKYGRVGDPLAVDLETISAITDSGSIPLISNIGVDEAGRLVNINADAVARALALAFEPLKIVFVTGTGGLLDNEGDLITSINLNAELEQMIKDGTVHSGMQLKLEEIGKLLSELPPSTSVSITSPDGIVRELFTHGGQGTLVRLGEQYERHETIEDVDVPRLKRLIERAFGKTLPAGYLESLPIHRIYVSEGYRTAAVLIKLGDAVLLDKFVVDPDARGEGLTHGLWRLMIEDEPVVYWRSRQTNGFNGFYMSHADGFVRRGIWNIFWTGRPGLGEAASIIEDVVARTPSFIEDAS, encoded by the coding sequence ATGGCTGACGGACCAGTCAAAACAGCCCTCACGGAGCTTCTCGGCCAGATCCGGGACGGCAAAGAAATCCGCACCTATCTTGACCGTTTCGGCGCGGCGGGCGGCACCAGCTTTGCGATTTTCAAGCTCGGCGGCGCGGTCCTGCGTGATGATCTTGAGACCGTGGCGGCGGGTCTTGCTCTCCTCAACACGGTCGGGCTGACCCCCATCGTTGTTCACGGCGCCGGCCCCCAGCTTGATGAAGCCATCGCCGCCGCCGGGGTTGATGCCGGCAAGAAAGATGGCCTGCGTGTCTCCACCCCGGAAGTGATGGACGTCGTCAGTACGATTGCTATGCGGACGACCATCGCCCTTTCATCCGCCATCGGCCAACAGGGCGGACACACCGCCGCCGTGCCGCCTGCAGCCATCCGGGCCCGGATTGTCGATGAAGAAAAATATGGCCGCGTCGGTGATCCGCTGGCAGTCGATCTCGAAACCATCTCCGCCATCACGGATTCAGGCAGCATTCCGCTGATCAGCAATATCGGCGTCGATGAGGCGGGACGCCTCGTCAATATCAATGCCGATGCCGTCGCGCGCGCGCTCGCGCTGGCCTTCGAGCCGTTGAAGATCGTTTTCGTCACCGGCACCGGCGGGCTTCTCGATAATGAAGGTGATCTGATCACCTCGATCAACCTCAATGCCGAGCTTGAGCAGATGATCAAAGATGGCACGGTCCATTCCGGCATGCAGCTCAAACTTGAAGAGATCGGCAAGCTCCTGTCTGAACTGCCGCCCTCCACCTCCGTCTCGATTACCTCACCCGACGGGATCGTCCGTGAACTGTTCACCCATGGTGGACAGGGCACGCTGGTCCGGCTCGGTGAGCAATATGAGCGCCATGAGACGATCGAGGATGTCGATGTGCCTCGCCTCAAACGCCTCATCGAGCGCGCTTTCGGCAAGACCCTGCCGGCGGGATATCTTGAGAGCCTGCCGATCCACCGGATCTATGTCTCGGAAGGCTACCGGACGGCTGCGGTGCTGATCAAACTCGGTGATGCAGTCCTGCTCGACAAATTCGTGGTCGATCCAGATGCGCGCGGCGAGGGCCTGACCCACGGCCTCTGGCGATTAATGATTGAGGACGAGCCCGTCGTTTACTGGCGTTCGCGTCAGACTAACGGGTTCAACGGCTTTTACATGTCGCATGCGGATGGTTTCGTCCGGCGCGGCATCTGGAATATCTTCTGGACCGGCCGCCCCGGCCTCGGCGAGGCAGCTTCCATCATCGAAGATGTCGTCGCCCGGACCCCGAGCTTCATCGAGGATGCGTCATGA
- a CDS encoding acetylornithine deacetylase has product MTFSLDTVLDHLEALVGFDSQNPPRALTPQAELFGWLDTHAPGFETSVLDYGDGCLGWYAKRGEARTLFNVHLDTVPIAPGWTQDPHKMTRADDRAIGLGTCDIKGAAACLLNVAAKTDGPMALLFTTDEEAGQSDAVHGFLKESHPYDRVIVSEPTKAKATPQHRGILSAEANFKGMSGHASKGGVSAIHAAAKFVTDALALPWAADYRLNFGRIEGGVKPNMVAADCLVRFGFRGLPGADTASRLDEIRALAGDELVSLGKRFEGPPLPIADDKAQAGQKALMDWAAGIGLDLGDPVDFWTEASLFAAAGYPALVLGPGDIAQAHAADEFVLYADLEAAFNAYMRIMTHG; this is encoded by the coding sequence GTGACGTTTTCTCTTGATACGGTCCTTGATCACCTCGAAGCCCTTGTCGGATTTGACAGCCAGAACCCGCCGCGGGCGCTAACGCCGCAGGCGGAGCTTTTCGGCTGGCTTGATACCCACGCGCCGGGGTTTGAGACATCCGTGCTCGACTATGGTGATGGCTGCCTTGGCTGGTATGCAAAGCGTGGCGAGGCAAGGACACTCTTCAATGTCCATCTCGACACCGTGCCGATTGCGCCCGGCTGGACGCAAGATCCGCACAAAATGACGCGGGCAGATGACCGCGCCATCGGCCTTGGCACCTGCGATATCAAGGGGGCAGCAGCCTGCCTTCTCAATGTTGCCGCCAAAACTGACGGCCCCATGGCGCTCCTCTTCACGACCGATGAAGAAGCCGGCCAGAGCGATGCAGTGCACGGATTTTTGAAAGAATCCCATCCCTACGACCGCGTCATTGTCTCCGAACCGACGAAGGCGAAGGCAACGCCGCAGCATCGCGGCATCCTGTCGGCGGAAGCCAATTTCAAGGGAATGTCCGGCCACGCCTCAAAGGGCGGCGTCTCGGCCATCCATGCGGCGGCAAAATTCGTGACAGACGCCCTCGCTCTGCCGTGGGCCGCGGACTATCGGCTCAATTTCGGGCGTATCGAAGGCGGCGTGAAACCTAATATGGTGGCGGCGGACTGTCTCGTCCGCTTCGGCTTCCGGGGGCTGCCCGGCGCCGATACCGCCTCGCGCTTAGACGAGATCCGCGCACTGGCAGGCGATGAACTGGTCTCTTTAGGAAAACGCTTTGAGGGTCCGCCCCTCCCCATCGCAGATGACAAGGCACAGGCTGGACAAAAAGCCCTGATGGATTGGGCCGCCGGGATCGGTCTCGACCTTGGTGATCCAGTCGATTTCTGGACCGAGGCGTCGCTCTTTGCCGCTGCCGGATATCCCGCCCTCGTTCTTGGTCCCGGCGATATCGCCCAGGCCCATGCGGCGGATGAATTCGTTCTTTATGCGGACCTCGAGGCCGCCTTCAATGCCTATATGAGGATCATGACGCATGGCTGA
- a CDS encoding argininosuccinate synthase — translation MSKGKVVLAFSGGLDTSYCVVWLKEQGWDVVTYFVDTAGPGSAEASPEEVEARAKELGAVEHHSVEAAGRLWDEIVTPLIRAGEWRQGRYPLLCADRYLIVKLGVEIAKKTGADAIAHGCTGMGNDQVRFDRSIAALGGFKSLAPIREVPRDAGNVREYERKYLEDRGFEVPASQKLYTINQNLLGTTFSGREIDDWKTPSDKARSLTKPAGDWPSHPLELTIQFENGVAVAIDGQPVPGPDLLSRLNREFGAYGVGYGTYTGDTLVGLKGRIAFEAPGLIALEAAHRALEQGVFTMAQNDFKPMVARKWADLVYDGGYFDPLRSQIEDFITSTQERVTGNVTLMTSGGRVDAVEITSDYLLRRDGATYAQAADWTAEEATGFIKLVGQSAALWTLVGDKD, via the coding sequence ATGTCCAAGGGTAAAGTTGTTCTCGCCTTCTCGGGCGGTCTTGATACCAGTTATTGCGTCGTCTGGCTGAAGGAACAGGGCTGGGACGTCGTCACCTATTTTGTCGATACGGCCGGCCCCGGCAGTGCGGAAGCCTCCCCCGAAGAGGTCGAAGCGCGCGCGAAAGAACTCGGCGCGGTTGAGCACCATTCGGTGGAAGCCGCAGGCCGTCTGTGGGATGAGATCGTCACCCCGCTGATCCGGGCGGGCGAATGGCGCCAGGGGCGCTATCCCCTTCTTTGTGCGGACCGTTATCTGATCGTCAAACTCGGCGTTGAGATTGCGAAAAAGACCGGCGCCGATGCGATTGCGCATGGCTGCACCGGCATGGGCAATGACCAGGTGCGTTTTGACCGGTCGATTGCCGCGCTCGGTGGGTTCAAATCGCTCGCGCCGATCCGCGAAGTGCCGCGCGATGCGGGCAATGTCCGGGAATATGAGCGTAAATATCTCGAAGATCGCGGTTTTGAAGTCCCTGCCTCGCAGAAACTCTATACGATCAACCAGAACCTTCTGGGCACGACCTTTTCCGGCCGGGAGATCGATGACTGGAAGACCCCGTCCGACAAGGCACGCTCGCTGACCAAGCCTGCCGGCGACTGGCCGAGCCATCCGCTGGAGCTGACAATCCAGTTCGAAAACGGTGTCGCTGTTGCAATCGATGGTCAGCCTGTACCGGGTCCGGATCTTCTAAGCCGCCTCAACCGTGAATTCGGGGCTTACGGCGTCGGTTACGGCACCTATACGGGCGACACGCTGGTCGGGCTGAAAGGCCGGATTGCGTTCGAGGCCCCAGGCCTCATCGCGCTCGAAGCCGCGCACCGGGCGCTCGAACAGGGTGTCTTCACCATGGCGCAGAACGATTTCAAACCCATGGTGGCCCGCAAATGGGCAGACCTGGTCTATGATGGCGGCTATTTCGACCCCCTCCGTTCACAGATCGAAGATTTCATCACCTCAACGCAGGAAAGGGTCACCGGCAACGTTACGCTGATGACCAGCGGCGGAAGGGTCGATGCGGTCGAGATTACCTCCGACTACCTCCTTCGCCGAGATGGGGCGACCTATGCGCAGGCGGCAGACTGGACGGCGGAGGAAGCGACCGGCTTCATCAAGCTGGTCGGTCAGTCGGCGGCCCTATGGACGCTTGTCGGCGACAAGGACTGA
- a CDS encoding N-acetylornithine carbamoyltransferase: protein MTHRHFLSTADWSQAELQGLLDSAAQLRGKRDEGLAGKKAALIFYNPSLRTRTSFQVAMLEQGGDAIVLDAAGTWPLEIEDGVVMDGTAEEHVREAARVLSTYVDVICIRAFPKFQDWQVDRQDMLIRAFAEHATVPVVNMETIVHPCQELALMRTLQDRLGEVKKKKFVLTWTYHPKPLNTAVANSALLISSKFGMDVTLLCPTPEYLLDERYMTAAENFAKEYGGSLTISHDPEEAYDGADVVYAKSWGALPYFGRWEDEKPIRDAHQHFIVDEKKMALTNNGLFSHCLPMRRNIKVTDAVADSPNAVFIEEAANRLPVQKAVLKTLLGGE from the coding sequence ATTACACACCGTCATTTCTTATCGACCGCCGACTGGTCGCAGGCCGAACTGCAGGGCCTGCTCGATAGTGCCGCACAGCTTCGCGGCAAGCGCGATGAAGGTCTTGCCGGCAAGAAAGCGGCGCTGATCTTCTATAACCCGTCATTGCGTACACGGACCTCCTTTCAGGTGGCGATGCTGGAACAGGGCGGCGATGCCATCGTGCTTGATGCCGCCGGGACATGGCCGCTCGAAATCGAAGACGGCGTCGTCATGGACGGTACGGCAGAAGAACATGTCCGTGAGGCAGCGCGCGTCCTTTCGACCTATGTCGATGTGATCTGCATCCGCGCCTTCCCGAAATTCCAAGACTGGCAGGTTGACCGTCAGGACATGCTGATCCGCGCCTTTGCCGAGCACGCGACCGTGCCGGTCGTGAATATGGAGACGATCGTTCATCCCTGTCAGGAACTGGCGTTGATGCGCACGCTTCAGGACCGGCTGGGTGAGGTGAAGAAGAAGAAATTCGTCCTCACATGGACCTATCACCCCAAGCCGCTGAATACGGCGGTCGCTAACTCCGCGCTGCTGATCTCGTCAAAATTCGGGATGGATGTGACCCTCCTCTGTCCGACACCGGAATATCTTCTCGATGAACGCTATATGACAGCGGCGGAGAATTTCGCGAAGGAATATGGCGGGTCGTTGACCATCAGCCATGATCCCGAAGAGGCCTATGATGGCGCCGATGTCGTGTATGCAAAAAGCTGGGGTGCACTCCCTTATTTTGGCCGCTGGGAAGACGAAAAACCGATCCGCGATGCCCATCAGCATTTCATCGTCGATGAAAAGAAAATGGCCCTCACAAATAATGGCCTCTTCAGCCATTGCCTGCCCATGCGCCGCAATATCAAGGTGACGGATGCCGTCGCCGACAGTCCGAATGCGGTCTTTATCGAAGAGGCGGCGAACCGCCTGCCCGTCCAGAAAGCAGTGCTCAAAACCCTGCTCGGCGGCGAATAA
- the argH gene encoding argininosuccinate lyase, with protein sequence MTGRKDETGKSGVNAMWGGRFSEAPSDVMQRFNASIGFDQRLAAEDIAGSRAHATMLASQGIISEADRDAILSGLEQVETEIAEGRFKFSEALEDIHMNVEGRLAELIGDAAGRLHTGRSRNDQVATDFKLWVRGTLDGLIEATRDWQKALVTLAADHVGTVMPGFTHLQPATPVTFAHHLLAYAEMAERDLSRYADARARLNECPLGAAALAGTSHPIDREMTAKALGFYRPTANSLDSVSSRDFALEALSAASLGAITLSRFAEEVIIWSTAAFGFVKCSDAFSTGSSIMPQKRNPDAAELLRGKTGRVIGAFNTLAVTMKGLPLAYSKDMQEDKEPVFDALDTLGACLTIAAGVTGSLIVNKDTMKAAAGVGYTTAVDLADWLVRELNIPFREAHHVVGRLVATAEKTGTDLHELSDEALKAAHPELTGKVREAVTVEASVAARKHIGGPAPDAVNRELVKWQARLALK encoded by the coding sequence ATGACCGGCAGAAAAGACGAGACGGGCAAATCCGGTGTGAATGCCATGTGGGGCGGGCGGTTCAGCGAGGCGCCGTCCGATGTGATGCAGCGCTTCAATGCCTCGATCGGTTTTGACCAGCGCCTTGCCGCAGAGGACATTGCTGGCTCGCGAGCTCACGCGACGATGCTGGCGAGCCAGGGGATCATCTCCGAAGCTGATCGCGACGCAATCCTCTCTGGGCTCGAACAGGTCGAGACGGAAATCGCCGAAGGGCGTTTTAAATTCTCCGAAGCTCTTGAAGACATCCATATGAATGTCGAAGGGCGGCTGGCCGAGTTGATCGGCGATGCGGCGGGTCGGCTGCATACCGGCCGTTCACGGAATGATCAAGTCGCAACCGATTTCAAACTCTGGGTGCGCGGCACGCTCGATGGACTGATCGAGGCGACCCGCGACTGGCAGAAAGCGCTGGTGACGCTGGCCGCGGATCATGTCGGTACGGTCATGCCGGGCTTCACCCATTTGCAGCCGGCAACACCGGTGACCTTTGCCCATCACCTGCTCGCTTATGCTGAAATGGCCGAACGCGACCTAAGCCGCTATGCCGATGCAAGAGCGCGGCTCAATGAATGCCCGCTGGGGGCAGCGGCCCTTGCGGGCACGTCCCATCCGATCGATCGGGAGATGACGGCGAAAGCGCTGGGCTTTTATCGGCCAACGGCGAACTCACTTGATTCCGTCAGCTCACGGGATTTTGCGCTGGAAGCATTGTCTGCCGCCTCGCTTGGGGCGATCACCCTGTCGCGCTTTGCCGAAGAGGTGATCATCTGGTCGACGGCGGCCTTCGGGTTTGTCAAATGCTCGGATGCGTTTTCGACCGGCTCTTCGATCATGCCGCAAAAGCGTAATCCCGATGCGGCGGAGCTATTGCGCGGTAAGACGGGGAGGGTGATCGGCGCCTTCAACACGCTGGCCGTGACCATGAAGGGCCTGCCGCTCGCCTATTCAAAGGACATGCAAGAAGACAAGGAACCGGTCTTCGATGCGCTCGATACGCTGGGCGCGTGCCTGACGATTGCCGCTGGTGTCACCGGCAGCCTGATCGTCAACAAAGACACCATGAAGGCCGCTGCCGGTGTCGGCTATACAACGGCGGTGGATCTAGCTGACTGGCTTGTCCGGGAGCTGAATATTCCCTTTCGTGAAGCCCATCACGTTGTCGGGCGGCTGGTCGCAACAGCCGAAAAGACTGGCACCGACCTTCATGAGCTGTCCGATGAAGCCCTGAAGGCGGCGCACCCCGAACTCACCGGCAAGGTGAGGGAGGCGGTGACGGTCGAAGCCTCTGTCGCTGCGCGGAAACATATTGGTGGTCCGGCACCTGATGCGGTGAACCGAGAGCTTGTCAAATGGCAGGCGCGGCTTGCATTGAAATAA
- a CDS encoding calcium-binding protein, whose protein sequence is MANIFGDDTSELFPGLGEDVSGDDFIDGRGGNDLIYAQDGDDTVKGGAQDDTISGGAGDDEVKGQNGDDIIIGDAGVEKDPNPNWGNDTLRGNEGDDKVAGQSGDDSIEGNDGNDELQGNDGVDIIRGGAGDDLISGGADRDRLFGNAGDDEICGDGGDDIIRAGLGWDLVFGGNGADRIVGEDGNDTLLGENGRDTIRGGTGEDLIFGGAGIDSIKGDEGDDVIVGGDERGRGDDITGNDGDDLIFGEAGEDNLQGSDGQDTILGGIGADDIDGGKDEDVLLGEDGNDDVDGGAGDDKMYGGAGDDSMSGNDDDDFMEGEDGADDLRGGHGNDTMLGGDGNDSISGSDAFDVEPGFFGDDGNDKIFGEAGDDVLEGVNGDDFIDGGDDNDSISGGNGDDILRGENGADFVLGGAGFDQIDGGNAADVLDGGEDDDTILGGNGNDTIDGWTGDDCIDGEAGADSLWGFTGDDTIDGGAGSDIIDGEDGNDEIQAGNGDDVSMGSAGDDLIDAGNSATILFDLLPEFVGGDTVLGGTGNDTLFTSGSGDYFMDGEEDDDLIIGGDDQFGLFSGLDYLFGGEHDDTLVGRQGLNVLFGEEGADDFIVDIVVTTDASGDITGIDANGIFGTYIFDFDGNQEDQLCFNITLADGSVGGFTAQEFFEALDDATTLSSSDLFTYTPERDYEEGGLIFTDNDLVIEFDNGSFIYIRDVSPNTIFELGEVQSLNPFADTPKNFQGFWQTDEEVLTYGFDKYEEPFVPGVDKTVMDMDRPVMEVGPFEVPSDDFVKTELMDIFEAFVH, encoded by the coding sequence ATGGCTAACATTTTTGGCGATGACACGTCAGAACTTTTCCCGGGTCTCGGGGAAGACGTCTCTGGCGACGATTTTATCGACGGCCGCGGCGGTAATGACCTGATCTACGCTCAAGACGGTGATGACACTGTCAAAGGCGGCGCTCAGGACGACACCATTTCCGGCGGTGCCGGCGATGACGAAGTTAAAGGTCAGAACGGCGACGACATCATCATTGGTGATGCAGGCGTTGAAAAAGACCCGAACCCGAACTGGGGCAACGACACGCTTCGCGGTAACGAAGGTGACGACAAAGTTGCTGGTCAGTCGGGCGATGACTCGATCGAAGGCAATGACGGCAACGACGAGCTGCAAGGTAATGACGGCGTAGACATTATCCGTGGTGGCGCTGGCGACGACCTGATCTCTGGTGGTGCTGATCGTGACCGTCTCTTCGGCAACGCTGGCGATGACGAAATCTGCGGCGATGGCGGCGACGACATCATCCGTGCCGGCCTTGGCTGGGACCTCGTTTTCGGTGGCAACGGTGCTGACCGCATCGTTGGTGAAGATGGCAATGACACCCTGCTGGGTGAAAATGGCCGTGACACCATCCGTGGCGGTACAGGCGAAGACCTTATCTTCGGCGGCGCTGGCATTGACTCCATCAAAGGTGACGAAGGCGACGATGTCATCGTAGGTGGTGACGAGCGTGGCCGTGGTGACGACATCACCGGTAATGACGGCGATGACCTCATCTTTGGTGAAGCTGGCGAAGACAACCTTCAGGGTTCTGACGGTCAGGACACGATCCTAGGCGGCATCGGCGCTGACGACATCGACGGCGGCAAGGACGAAGACGTCCTTCTCGGCGAAGACGGCAATGATGACGTTGACGGCGGCGCTGGCGACGACAAGATGTACGGCGGTGCTGGCGATGACAGCATGAGCGGTAACGACGATGACGACTTCATGGAAGGTGAAGACGGCGCCGACGATCTCCGCGGCGGTCACGGCAACGACACCATGCTTGGTGGCGACGGCAATGACTCGATCTCGGGTTCGGATGCCTTTGACGTTGAGCCGGGCTTCTTCGGCGACGACGGCAACGACAAGATCTTCGGCGAAGCTGGCGATGACGTCCTCGAAGGCGTCAACGGCGACGACTTCATCGACGGTGGCGACGACAATGACTCCATCTCTGGTGGCAATGGCGACGACATCCTCCGTGGTGAAAACGGTGCTGACTTTGTTCTCGGCGGTGCTGGCTTCGACCAGATCGACGGTGGTAACGCAGCTGACGTCCTCGACGGCGGCGAAGACGATGACACCATCCTTGGTGGCAACGGCAACGACACAATCGACGGCTGGACTGGCGATGACTGCATCGACGGCGAAGCTGGCGCAGACAGCCTCTGGGGCTTTACCGGCGATGACACCATCGACGGCGGCGCCGGTTCTGACATCATTGACGGCGAGGACGGCAATGACGAGATCCAGGCTGGCAACGGCGACGACGTCTCCATGGGTTCAGCAGGTGACGACCTGATCGACGCTGGTAACTCGGCTACGATTCTCTTCGACCTCCTGCCGGAATTCGTTGGTGGCGACACTGTCCTTGGTGGCACGGGCAACGACACGCTCTTCACGAGCGGCTCGGGCGACTACTTCATGGACGGTGAAGAAGATGACGACCTCATCATCGGTGGTGATGACCAGTTCGGTCTCTTCTCTGGCCTCGACTACCTCTTCGGTGGTGAGCATGACGACACGCTCGTTGGTCGTCAGGGTCTGAACGTCCTCTTCGGTGAAGAAGGTGCTGACGACTTTATCGTCGACATCGTCGTCACGACGGACGCTTCTGGTGACATCACGGGCATTGATGCCAATGGTATCTTCGGGACCTACATCTTTGACTTCGATGGCAACCAGGAAGATCAGCTGTGCTTCAACATCACGCTGGCTGACGGGTCTGTTGGCGGCTTCACGGCTCAGGAGTTCTTCGAAGCTCTTGATGACGCGACGACGCTCTCCAGCTCCGACCTCTTCACCTACACGCCTGAGCGTGACTACGAAGAAGGCGGCCTGATCTTCACGGATAACGACCTTGTCATCGAATTCGACAATGGCTCGTTCATCTACATCCGTGACGTTAGCCCGAACACCATCTTCGAGCTCGGCGAAGTTCAGTCGCTCAATCCGTTCGCGGATACGCCGAAGAACTTCCAAGGCTTCTGGCAGACGGACGAAGAAGTCCTCACCTATGGCTTCGACAAGTACGAAGAGCCCTTCGTGCCTGGCGTCGACAAGACGGTCATGGATATGGATCGTCCGGTCATGGAAGTTGGTCCGTTCGAAGTTCCTTCCGACGACTTCGTCAAAACCGAGCTCATGGATATCTTCGAAGCCTTCGTGCACTAA
- a CDS encoding calcium-binding protein has protein sequence MANIYGDDTSELFPGLGENLTGNDFVDGRGGNDLIYALTGNDTVKGGTGNDTISGGAGDDEIKGQNGNDIIIGDAGVPKDTNPNWGNDTLYGNDGDDKVAGQSGDDFIEGNNGNDQLQGNDGVDTILGGAGHDLISGGADRDRLFGNDGNDEISGDGGDDIIRAGLGWDLIFGGDGADRIFGEDGNDTLLGENGKDTMLGGTGDDLMFGGAGIDSMQGDEGNDTLVGGNETGRGDDITGNSGNDLIFGMGGEDNLQGSDGQDTILGGIGSDDIDGGKDEDVLLGEDGNDDVDGGAGNDKIFGGAGNDSLSGNDDNDYIEGEDGIDDIRGGHGHDTLLGGAGNDIISGSDAFDVEPGFFGDDGNDKIFGDAGNDTLYGVNGNDFIDGGTENDLIDGGNGNDTLLGQAGADTILAGAGADQASGGAAADTLFGDSGDDTLLGGAGNDSIDGWTGDDCIDGEDGNDFLWGFTGNDTIDGSAGSDTIGGEDGNDVIQGGSGDDYVDGGTGNDLIDAGSASTILGFGISVAQFIGGDTVLGGDGDDTIFASGVGDYILDGQEDDDLIFGGDTVFTGTAGLDFLFGGEHDDTLIGRQGTNALFGEEGADDFVIDIVVSTAVVGGSVVVTGLDALGSFSTYLMDYDGNQEDQICFNVHYAPGSTALNGNVSLKLFQALDSFVTLSSVNLAVDTPAPEYEEAGFTFTDNDLLVTFGNGSFVWIRDVSQGTIFEIGDVQTLNPFTSSPKSFQGFWQSDEQLITFGFDKYAEPFVPGIDKTVAGMERPVMEVGPFDIPSDSFDKTALMDIFEAFIH, from the coding sequence ATGGCGAATATTTATGGCGACGATACGTCGGAGCTGTTTCCAGGTCTTGGAGAGAACCTGACCGGCAATGACTTCGTTGACGGCCGCGGCGGCAATGACCTGATCTATGCCCTTACCGGGAACGACACGGTCAAGGGCGGCACAGGCAATGACACCATTTCCGGCGGCGCTGGCGATGACGAGATCAAAGGTCAGAACGGAAACGATATCATCATCGGCGACGCCGGTGTGCCGAAAGACACAAACCCGAACTGGGGCAATGACACACTTTACGGCAATGACGGCGACGACAAGGTCGCCGGCCAGTCTGGCGATGACTTTATCGAAGGCAATAACGGCAACGACCAACTGCAGGGCAATGACGGCGTCGACACCATTCTGGGCGGCGCAGGTCATGACCTGATCTCTGGTGGCGCAGACCGCGACCGGCTCTTTGGCAATGATGGTAATGACGAGATCTCCGGTGACGGAGGTGACGACATCATCCGTGCGGGTCTTGGCTGGGACCTGATTTTCGGCGGCGACGGTGCAGACCGGATCTTCGGTGAAGACGGTAATGACACCCTGCTCGGTGAGAACGGCAAGGACACTATGCTGGGCGGCACGGGCGACGATCTGATGTTTGGCGGTGCCGGGATCGACTCCATGCAGGGCGACGAAGGCAATGACACGCTGGTCGGCGGCAATGAAACCGGCCGCGGTGATGACATCACCGGCAACTCCGGCAATGACCTGATCTTCGGCATGGGCGGTGAAGATAACCTTCAGGGCTCGGATGGTCAGGACACGATCCTGGGCGGCATCGGCTCGGACGATATCGATGGTGGTAAGGACGAAGACGTCCTTCTCGGCGAAGACGGCAATGACGATGTTGATGGCGGCGCCGGCAATGACAAGATCTTTGGTGGCGCGGGCAATGACAGCCTCTCCGGCAATGACGACAATGACTATATCGAAGGCGAAGACGGCATTGACGACATCCGCGGGGGTCATGGTCACGACACCCTGCTCGGTGGTGCAGGCAACGACATCATTTCAGGCTCGGATGCCTTTGACGTTGAACCGGGTTTCTTCGGCGATGACGGCAATGACAAGATCTTCGGTGATGCAGGCAATGACACGCTCTACGGCGTCAATGGCAATGACTTCATTGATGGCGGTACGGAGAATGACCTGATCGATGGCGGCAATGGCAATGACACCCTGCTCGGCCAGGCCGGTGCGGACACGATCCTTGCCGGTGCGGGCGCGGATCAGGCATCAGGCGGTGCAGCTGCTGACACTCTCTTCGGTGACAGTGGCGACGACACCCTGCTTGGCGGTGCTGGCAATGACAGCATTGACGGCTGGACAGGCGATGACTGCATCGATGGCGAAGACGGTAACGACTTCCTCTGGGGCTTTACCGGGAACGACACGATTGATGGCTCCGCTGGCAGTGACACGATTGGCGGCGAAGACGGCAATGACGTGATCCAGGGCGGCTCAGGTGACGACTATGTTGATGGCGGCACCGGAAACGACCTCATTGATGCAGGCAGCGCGAGCACCATTCTTGGTTTCGGGATTTCGGTTGCCCAGTTCATCGGTGGCGATACGGTCCTCGGCGGTGACGGCGATGACACGATCTTCGCCAGCGGCGTTGGCGACTACATTCTCGACGGCCAAGAAGATGACGACCTGATCTTCGGTGGGGACACTGTCTTCACTGGGACAGCCGGGCTCGATTTCCTCTTCGGCGGCGAGCATGACGACACGCTGATCGGCCGTCAGGGCACCAACGCCCTCTTCGGCGAAGAAGGCGCGGATGACTTCGTCATCGACATCGTTGTCTCCACAGCCGTGGTGGGCGGAAGTGTTGTGGTCACTGGCCTTGATGCGCTGGGCAGCTTCAGCACCTACCTCATGGACTATGACGGCAACCAGGAAGACCAGATCTGCTTCAACGTTCATTACGCACCGGGCAGCACGGCACTGAATGGTAATGTCAGTCTGAAACTGTTCCAGGCTCTCGACAGCTTCGTCACCCTCTCGAGTGTGAACCTTGCGGTCGACACCCCGGCCCCTGAATATGAGGAAGCCGGTTTCACCTTCACGGATAACGACCTGCTCGTGACCTTCGGGAATGGCAGCTTTGTCTGGATCCGTGACGTCAGCCAGGGCACGATTTTCGAAATCGGTGATGTGCAGACGCTCAACCCGTTCACGTCCAGCCCGAAATCCTTCCAAGGCTTCTGGCAGTCCGATGAACAGCTCATCACCTTTGGCTTTGACAAATATGCTGAGCCGTTCGTGCCGGGCATCGACAAGACAGTCGCAGGGATGGAACGCCCTGTCATGGAGGTCGGGCCGTTCGATATCCCTTCAGATTCCTTCGACAAGACGGCCCTGATGGATATTTTCGAGGCCTTCATCCACTGA